The nucleotide sequence TGGGTGGTGCGCCGCCGCGACCTGTTCGCGCCGGGGCTGGCGCAAGTCGGCCTAGCCCCCGAACGCGTCCTTTATGCCGAAGCCGCCGACGATGCCGAAGCGCTGGCGCTGATGGAAGAAGGGCTGCGCCACCGCGGGCTGGGCGCGGTGGTGGGGGAGGTCAAGCGCGTCGGCTTGCCCGCCACGCGCCGCCTGCAACTGGCGGCGGAGGGCGGGCGGACGATCGCCCTGATGCTCAAGCGGCATGGGCGGCCGGGGGCCGATCCGCTGGGTGCGCCATCGGCGGCGGTGACGCGCTGGCGCATTGGTTGCGCACCATCGACGCCGCTGTCGGTGCCGGGGGTTGGCCGCGCACGCTGGCGCGTGGCGCTGGTGCGTCAGCGGGGCGGGGAAACGGGGGAATGGTTATTGGAGGGATGCGATGCGACGGGTCGCTGCGCTCTGCCTGCCCGACTGGTCGATCGACCGGCTGCGGCGGGCGGGCGCGATCGCCGCGCGGCCTGAACGCGCGGACGCTCCCTCAACCGATGCGCTGGCGGCGATGGTCGCGGACGAGCAGGCAAACGAATGTTCGGTGCCGAACACCCCCGGCTGGCGCCCCGGCGCGCGCTGGGCACGGGCAGAGCTCGATGCCGCGATTCAGGCGCTGCCGCTGCATCAGCGCCCACCCATGCGCGAACTGGGCCGCCGCAGCGAAGCCGCCGAGCACCCCTTTCGCGCGCTGCGCCCCGATGAGGCGCGCGGCGCAGTGCCCTTTGCCCGCGACAAACAGGTGCCGTCCCCCGAACCGCGCCCGGCACCCCCCGCCCCCGCGCCGCTACCGCAGGAGGGTGAGGCGCCGGTGGTCACCAGCCTGCGCGAGGGCAATCGCCTGGTCATCCATGCCGCCTGTCCCATCGCCCGCGCGCTGGGCCTTCGCCGCGGCATGGCGGTGA is from Sphingomonas sp. IW22 and encodes:
- a CDS encoding ImuA family protein — protein: MSATLAELRATLNAIEGNGFRRRPALPFGIGAVDTRLAGDGLRLDALHEIAGESADLADDAAATLFLSGIAARAWGTVLWVVRRRDLFAPGLAQVGLAPERVLYAEAADDAEALALMEEGLRHRGLGAVVGEVKRVGLPATRRLQLAAEGGRTIALMLKRHGRPGADPLGAPSAAVTRWRIGCAPSTPLSVPGVGRARWRVALVRQRGGETGEWLLEGCDATGRCALPARLVDRPAAAGGRDRRAA